From Cucumis melo cultivar AY chromosome 1, USDA_Cmelo_AY_1.0, whole genome shotgun sequence, a single genomic window includes:
- the LOC127148546 gene encoding uncharacterized protein LOC127148546, giving the protein MNRFVEHQMLTTFKEFRADCHRHFKKYSDLEEARANPPNALVGRDEDWHFLCNHYISRAFQEQSRTNKAARQKQPYNHSSGSKSFLQRQYELAERIGQSVDRVELKRD; this is encoded by the exons atgaacaggtttgttgagcatcagatgctcacgacctttaaagagttccgggccgactgtcatagacatttcaaaaagtacagcgacctggaggaggctcgtgccaacccaccaaacgcattggttggacgtgatgaggattggcacttcctctgcaACCATTATATcagtcgtgcattccag gagcaatcacggacgaacaaggctgctagacagaagcagccttacaatcatagtagcgggtccaagtcgtttctacaacgacagtatgagctcgctgaaagaatAGGGCAatcggtcgatcgtgtggaatt aaaaagagattga